A window of Streptomyces broussonetiae genomic DNA:
CTGTTCACGGGCATCAACTGGGTCGGCCAGATGCGGGCTTGCCTGCGCACGGTGTGGGAGCTGCCGGACAAGGCGCAGAACCCGTTGCTCGCCAAGGCCAAGGACGCCGGCATCCTCGTCGGGCTCGGTGGCGCCCTGCTGGTCACGCTCGCCGCGTCCACGTTCGCCTCGGCCGCCGTCGGCCTCGCGTCGCGCCATCTGGGCCTGGACCAGTCCGGCTGGGGCAGCCTGCTGCTGCAGATCGCCGCGTTCGCGGTCGCCGTGCTCGCCGACTTCCTCGTCCTGGTCTACGTCCTGACCCTGCTGCCCGGGGTCGAGCCGCCGCGCCGCCGCCTGGTGGTGGCCGCACTGCTCGGCGCGGTCGGCTTCGAACTGCTGAAACTGCTGCTCAGCGGCTACATCCAGGGCGTCGCCGCGAAGAGCATGTACGGCGCGTTCGGCGTCCCCGTGGCGCTGCTGCTGTGGATCAACTTCACCGCGAGACTCATCCTGTTCTGCGCCTCCTGGACGGCGACGCAGAGCGACGAGCAGGAGTGACGCGAGGAGAACGGGAACGGGACCGGGCTCACCCGTTCCGGCGGCGCAACAGGTCCGGCAGCGGCCACCGACGGTTGATCAGGAACGCCGCACCCGCGAGCAGGATCACCAGCCCGCCCGCGATGGCCGCGGCGGTGCCGACGCCGGTGCCGGAGTCGGCGGCGGCTTTCGTCACCGGCCTGGCCCCGGACCCGGCGGGCTGCCCGCCGGAGGCGCTGGGCGCCGGGCTCGCCAGCGCGTTCTTCGGCGGCACCAGCTCGCCCACCGGGCTGACCTTGCCGGCCGCCCGGAAGCCCCAGTCGAACAGCTTCGCCGTCTCCTTGTAGACCTCGTTGTGGTCGTGCTTCTCCGGGTTCATCACCGTGACGAGCAGCACCCGGCCGCCCCGTTCGGCGACGCCGGTGAAGGTGGCGCCCGCATGCGTGGTGTTGCCGTTCTTCACACCCGCGATGCCCTGGTAGACGGGGACGTCGGTGTCACCGCTCAGCAGCCGGTTGGTGTTCTGGATCTCGCCGGTACCGAACTTGGCCCGCACGGTCGAGCAGTACTCGCGGAAGTCCTTCTTCTGCAGCCCGGACCGCGCGAACAGCGTCAGGTCGTACGCCGAGGAGACCTGCCCCGCCTCGTCGTAACCGTCGGGGGTCACCACGTGCGTGTCCAGGGCCTGCAGTTCCTCGGCGTGGTCCTGCATGTCCTTGACGGTCTGCTGGACCCCGCCGTTCATCGCGGACAGCACGTGCACGGCGTCGTTGCCCGAGCGCAGGAAGACCCCGAGCCACAGGTCGTGGACGCTGTAGCTCTGGCCCTCCTTTATCCCGACCACGCTGGAGCCGGCACCCATGCCGGCGAGGTCCGACGGCGCCACCTTGTGCGTGGTGCCCTTGGGGAAGCGGGGCAGGACGGTGTCCGCGAACAGCATCTTGAGGGTGCTGGCCGGCGGCAGCCGCCAGTGCGCGTTGTGCGCGGCGAGC
This region includes:
- a CDS encoding YihY/virulence factor BrkB family protein, which encodes MDWLKRLPGIGPIVTRLMATHAWHCYERLDRVKWSRLAAAMTFISFVALFPLLTVAAAVTAATLSPSRQRTVEQKIAEQFPGVVSDQLNITSLVHNAGTVGLIAGALLLFTGINWVGQMRACLRTVWELPDKAQNPLLAKAKDAGILVGLGGALLVTLAASTFASAAVGLASRHLGLDQSGWGSLLLQIAAFAVAVLADFLVLVYVLTLLPGVEPPRRRLVVAALLGAVGFELLKLLLSGYIQGVAAKSMYGAFGVPVALLLWINFTARLILFCASWTATQSDEQE
- a CDS encoding D-alanyl-D-alanine carboxypeptidase family protein, translated to MPAPKKTGRRSLLVTSAALLSLSATAPAALAVPAPSTSPTATPPATMSAVGGARLGQPGTQVNLAPGVPVLPKDLTARSWIVTDAESGDVLAAHNAHWRLPPASTLKMLFADTVLPRFPKGTTHKVAPSDLAGMGAGSSVVGIKEGQSYSVHDLWLGVFLRSGNDAVHVLSAMNGGVQQTVKDMQDHAEELQALDTHVVTPDGYDEAGQVSSAYDLTLFARSGLQKKDFREYCSTVRAKFGTGEIQNTNRLLSGDTDVPVYQGIAGVKNGNTTHAGATFTGVAERGGRVLLVTVMNPEKHDHNEVYKETAKLFDWGFRAAGKVSPVGELVPPKNALASPAPSASGGQPAGSGARPVTKAAADSGTGVGTAAAIAGGLVILLAGAAFLINRRWPLPDLLRRRNG